From a region of the Hemibagrus wyckioides isolate EC202008001 linkage group LG06, SWU_Hwy_1.0, whole genome shotgun sequence genome:
- the taf1a gene encoding TATA box-binding protein-associated factor RNA polymerase I subunit A isoform X2, translated as MDDLQLHIPEAGNDDTSDDEGNQSTMKRPSFLHVSPSKKRCTESGFHKSTRWCLHAIRDAVLHHRWQEAAGYLDVYTQTLEDTTTSKQSVACEIIWRLGTEVLQHHPHKDQEHFTVLYERMKNTGVKNFAKVCLEHAFHLLLDGHIHKAKQQLSVATSWRYGQQSTSQSLELKLIHAYCGFLDYLVWSQKRSSLSDTEDCVNNRELHTYFRQASVTLQELIKQPGVWDPFVWACVDMFEFYNAEEEVLQLLQNYANNKDYPSNPNAHVYLYEHQKRHKASTDQLLQTLKGLHLLVPSHELMLEYCSLLIKSGEQQDLQHALSVAMNLLEYTSWKTDMKAWTCLLEVLKCLKNKQTLQGGVQSRREEAHSEEEKRKK; from the exons ATGGATGATCTTCAGCTCCATATTCCAGAGGCAGGTAACGATGACACTTCGGATGATGAAGGAAATCAGTCGACAATGAAACGGCCGAGTTTTCTGCACGTCTCTCCCTCTAAAA AGCGTTGCACAGAAAGCGGATTTCATAAAAGTACAAGATGGTGTCTTCATGCCATTAGAGACGCCGTCCTGCATCATCGCTGGCAGGAAGCTGCAGGATATTTAGATGTTTACACTCAAACACTGGAAGACACCACAACCAGCAAGCAGTCAGTGGCCTGTGAG ATTATTTGGAGACTTGGCACTGAAGTCCTCCAGCATCATCCGCACAAAGATCAGGAACATTTTACTGTTTTGTACGAACGCATGAAAAACACCGGAGTGAAAAATTTTGCTAAG GTCTGTCTGGAGCACGCCTTCCACCTCCTGTTAGATGGACACATTCACAAGGCCAAGCAGCAGCTATCGGTGGCCACGAGCTGGAGGTACGGCCAGCAGTCCACCAGTCAGTCTCTAGAGTTAAAACTCATCCACGCCTACTGCGGCTTTCTGGATTATTTGGTCTGGTCTCAGAAAAGGTCATCCCTGTCTGATACag AGGATTGTGTAAATAATCGTGAGTTGCACACCTACTTCAGACAAGCCTCCGTGACCCTGCAGGAGCTCATTAAACAGCCGGGAGTGTGGGATCCTTTCGTTTGGGCTTGTGTTGAT ATGTTTGAATTCTACAACGCCGAAGAAGAAGTTCTACAGTTACTTCAAAACTACGCCAATAACAAGGATTATCCCTCAAACCCCAACGCACACGTTTACTTATACGAGCATCAGAAAAGACACAAAGCTTCAACAGACCAACTTCTTCAAACCCTGAAG GGTCTGCACTTACTGGTTCCCAGTCACGAGCTGATGCTGGAATATTGCTCTCTGTTGATTAAATCAG GAGAGCAGCAGGATCTACAGCACGCTCTTAGTGTTGCTATGAATCTTCTAGAATACACCAGCTGGAAGACTGACATGAAGGCCTGGACGTGTCTGCTGGAGGTACTCAAATGCCTCAAAAATAA